Proteins encoded together in one Fimbriiglobus ruber window:
- a CDS encoding phosphoketolase, giving the protein MSDRESTPPSDELLRQMDAYWRAANYLSVGQIYLLDNPLLREPLTRAHIKPRLLGHWGTTPGLNLIYVHLNRVIKQRDLNVLYVAGPGHGGPGIVANVYLEGTYSEVYPGISQDEIGLKLLFKQFSFPGGIGSHCTPETPGSIHEGGELGYSLSHAYGAAFDNPDLLVACVVGDGESETGPLATAWHSNKFLNPARDGAVLPILHLNGFKIANPTVLSRIPREELHKLLEGYGYTPHVVEGDDPMTVHRELARTLDACVTEIQRIQADARKNGFSGRPTWPMIVLRTPKGWTCPPVIDGQKVVGSWRSHQVPMGDMKSDEHVRILEGWMKGYKPEELFDAGGKLRPELAALAPSGDKRMGANPHANGGKVLRDLVVPDYRTYAVKVPSPGAVMSEATRVQGQYLRDVMKLNDAAKNFRLFSPDELASNRWQDVLDVTSRCFTGEIDPTDGTHESPDGRAMEVLSEHQCQGWLEGYLLTGRHGFFSCYEAFVHIVDSMFNQHAKWLKISRQVPWRKPLASLNYLLSSHVWRQDHNGFSHQDPGFLDHVVNKKAEIVRIYLPPDTNCLLSVTDHCLRSRNYVNVVVAGKQPAPGWLTMDEAVAHCAAGIGVWKWASTDGGANPDVVLGCCGDVPTLEVLAATDFLKKHLPDLRVRVVNVVDLMKLESASEHPHGLSDPAFDELFTTDKPVIFAFHGYPWLVHRLTYRRTNHHNLHVRGYKEEGTTTTPFDMCVLNQIDRFNLVLDVIHRVPGLEARAGAVAQAIRDKLVEHRRYIAAHGVDMPEIDGWLWGGRGSAAAGASARDTGGDNA; this is encoded by the coding sequence ATGAGCGACCGTGAAAGCACCCCGCCGTCGGACGAGTTGCTGCGGCAAATGGACGCCTACTGGCGGGCAGCCAACTACCTTTCGGTCGGCCAGATTTACCTGCTCGACAACCCGCTCTTGAGGGAGCCGCTGACGCGGGCTCACATCAAGCCCCGGCTCCTCGGCCACTGGGGAACCACGCCCGGCCTGAACCTGATCTACGTCCACCTCAACCGGGTCATCAAACAGCGCGACTTGAACGTCCTTTATGTCGCCGGCCCGGGCCACGGGGGGCCGGGCATCGTGGCCAACGTCTACCTGGAAGGCACGTACTCCGAGGTCTACCCGGGCATTAGCCAGGACGAGATCGGACTGAAATTGCTGTTCAAGCAGTTCAGCTTCCCCGGCGGCATCGGCAGCCATTGCACCCCGGAAACGCCCGGCTCGATCCACGAGGGCGGGGAACTCGGGTACTCACTGTCCCACGCTTACGGGGCCGCGTTCGACAACCCGGACTTGCTCGTCGCCTGCGTGGTCGGCGATGGCGAGTCCGAGACCGGGCCGCTGGCGACCGCCTGGCACTCGAACAAGTTCCTCAACCCCGCGCGCGACGGTGCGGTGCTGCCGATTCTTCACCTGAACGGGTTCAAGATCGCGAACCCGACCGTGTTGAGCCGCATCCCGCGGGAGGAACTTCACAAGTTGCTCGAAGGCTACGGGTATACCCCGCACGTCGTCGAGGGCGACGACCCCATGACCGTCCACCGGGAGTTGGCCCGGACGCTCGACGCCTGCGTCACCGAGATCCAGCGCATCCAGGCCGACGCCCGCAAGAACGGCTTCAGCGGCCGACCGACCTGGCCGATGATCGTCCTCCGCACGCCGAAGGGCTGGACCTGTCCGCCCGTGATCGACGGCCAAAAGGTGGTCGGTTCCTGGCGGAGCCACCAGGTGCCGATGGGGGATATGAAGTCCGACGAACACGTCCGCATTCTCGAAGGCTGGATGAAAGGCTACAAGCCCGAGGAGCTGTTCGACGCCGGGGGCAAACTCCGGCCGGAATTGGCGGCCCTCGCCCCGAGCGGGGACAAGCGGATGGGGGCGAACCCGCACGCCAACGGCGGCAAAGTGCTCCGCGACCTCGTCGTGCCGGACTACCGGACTTATGCGGTCAAGGTTCCGAGCCCCGGTGCGGTCATGTCCGAGGCGACGCGGGTCCAGGGCCAGTACCTGCGGGACGTGATGAAGCTCAACGACGCGGCCAAGAATTTCCGCCTGTTCAGCCCGGACGAGTTGGCGTCGAACCGCTGGCAGGACGTGTTGGACGTCACCAGCCGGTGCTTCACCGGGGAAATCGACCCGACGGACGGGACGCACGAATCGCCGGACGGCCGGGCGATGGAGGTGCTAAGCGAACACCAGTGCCAGGGCTGGCTGGAGGGCTACCTCCTCACCGGCCGACACGGGTTCTTCTCGTGTTACGAGGCGTTCGTCCACATCGTCGACTCGATGTTCAACCAGCACGCCAAGTGGCTCAAGATCAGCCGGCAGGTGCCGTGGCGGAAGCCGCTCGCGAGTCTGAACTACCTGCTCAGTTCCCACGTCTGGCGGCAGGACCACAACGGCTTCAGCCACCAGGACCCGGGGTTCCTCGACCACGTGGTGAACAAGAAGGCGGAGATCGTCCGGATCTACCTGCCGCCGGACACGAACTGCCTGCTGTCCGTCACCGACCACTGCCTGCGGAGCCGGAACTACGTAAACGTGGTGGTGGCCGGAAAGCAGCCGGCCCCGGGGTGGCTGACGATGGACGAGGCGGTGGCCCACTGCGCGGCCGGCATCGGCGTCTGGAAGTGGGCCTCGACCGACGGCGGGGCCAACCCGGACGTGGTACTGGGCTGCTGCGGAGACGTGCCGACGCTGGAGGTGTTGGCGGCGACCGACTTTTTGAAGAAGCACCTACCGGACCTTCGTGTGCGGGTGGTAAACGTGGTCGATCTGATGAAGCTCGAATCCGCGAGTGAACACCCTCACGGTCTGTCGGACCCGGCTTTCGACGAGTTGTTCACGACGGACAAGCCGGTGATCTTCGCGTTCCACGGCTACCCCTGGTTGGTTCACCGCTTGACCTACCGGCGAACGAACCACCACAACCTGCACGTCCGCGGGTACAAGGAAGAGGGCACAACGACGACGCCCTTCGACATGTGCGTGCTGAACCAGATCGACCGATTCAACCTGGTGCTGGACGTCATCCACCGGGTGCCGGGGTTGGAAGCGCGGGCGGGGGCGGTCGCCCAGGCGATCCGGGACAAACTGGTCGAACACCGGCGGTACATCGCGGCGCACGGGGTCGACATGCCGGAGATCGACGGCTGGCTCTGGGGGGGGCGGGGGAGCGCGGCGGCAGGGGCGTCGGCGAGAGACACGGGTGGGGATAACGCCTGA